ATAGAATAGAATTAGAAAACCATCTTTCTACAAACTGTAAGCAATGTATTGACTCCAATAAAGATTATCagtttaaaaactattattttaaacttattattattGTTGATCAAGAATAGAATATTTCTGTAATTTCTGAAATAACACCACAATAATCACTTGTATTTGTCACTAAAGGAAAAACACATACAACTGAAGAGTGGAGGAACCAGATAAGCATCACCCTGATCCAGTGGACAACTTTAGCATAATTATGTCTAAATCAACCAGATATTAGGTCTCCAAATACACTTCACATCACCTACAGTATGTTTTAGAAACTATTTAACTTGATTTTATCAAAGcattttgatttaaatttcaatttgCTGGAGATACAAGGTATAGAAAAACAAGCTAAATAACCACCAGAGACAatccagaagagagaaaaaactaggaaaaaatgttcagcttttttttcttttaagtaaattaGGGAATGGTGAAAGAAAATGTAGCTTGATTAAAAGAGCCTTAAGTGGCATAACAACCAGAGGAAATGCAAATACTGATTTGCAGAAATCAGTAATACAGTTGAGAAACTTGGGTAAATTTAAACATGGATTGGGTGGGTGTTAGATAAGATGAAAAGTTATTGCTATGAAAAGACAATGATAATTAATGGAGGACAATTTGATTAAAAAGCCACACATATGGAATGcactcttaaaaaagaaatacattgtcTTTGTACATATATGCATAAACAGAATATCTGGAAGAATGTGCAGATGTTCAATAGGATTTTAGGAGTAGTGATATAGGCAGAGAGCATATGGTCCCACTATATTTTAGTAAGATAAAGTTTGGTTGTTTGTGCTTTCCAACTTTCTATTATACAATGCACACATATAACTTTGTTAATAACAAAAGGCTAATTTCAGTTTAAAATGTGATATTaaagattttataaatttataaatttttattaaatcttttttgtttataaattttttatttttccattttataattttttattttttcttatcacAATTGACAGGACATGATTAAATTATAGTACTCAGATTGAGTGggctattttaatatttcaatctAATAACCAGATGTGTATATATTCTGggcttatattattttttctttccaagcATGTTGATCTATCACTGTGTGAATTACCGCTTCTTCACAATTTGACATTTGCTTTGCTGTTCACTAGCTgctttatggcaccccactccagtactcttgcccagaaaatcccatggatggaggagcctggtgagccgcagtccatggggtcgctaagagtcggacacaactgagcaacttcactttcacttttcacttttatgcattggagaaggaaatggcaacccactccagtgttcttgcctggagaatcccagggacgggggagcctggtgggctgccatttacggGGTGGctcagggtcggacacgactgaagcgacttagcagcagcagcagcagtagcagctgcttTATTTGGGGATGCTTCATTGAATTACTATAGATTAGGAATAAAGATTCCCAAGGGAATTTTCAAAACATTACTAATGCTTTTCAGGATATGCAAAtggttttattgaaaaaaaaattcaaagcagtCAACGATTTCAATTATTTCCATAATCTTCTGAAATATTTCCTCATAGAAATGAAAACTTTCAGGAGGGAAAATTTTGTATCTCTAAAATTTAATtaatcatttaattaatttaccCTGCCTTTTCACAGAAATACTTCAAGATACTTAATAGAATATACAAAATATGACAGacaataaatcataaaataaatgtgggaataaaaaatttaaatgccaaTGTTgagtaaaaaacacaaaataaattttaaaatgcttagaatAAAACCCATATaattaataaacataataattaaTTTTGCTAAATGTCAATTAAACAGTTAGTAACATCCATGAAGTAAAAGTGAATCAATAAATCACTCTTAATTCTAAGATTAGACTAGTATTCTCCTGAGATATTGGTAAAGAGATGCTTGTGAAGTATGAACATCATTTTCAAGGATATATGAACAAGATGCTATTATctcatttttacattatttagcttttaaaattgGAAACACTTCTTTTGAGGGCTTCAGAAATTCACAactgtatttccattttccagaGAACTAATTTTCGGTTTGGTTTTATAATCTGTTAAGGTACTGCATGACTATTACTGCTAATCATGTGACtttcaaggaaacagaaaaactaaggtaaaattttatagctttaaaaaaactCTTTAGTTTAAAAACTGAAGAATGGTTATATTATGTATGTGAATAAAATCCATTAGCAatctttcattgatttctttaaaTGTGTATATAACTCTGTTTTTTCAAAAAGCACATATTTTGTGaggaaaattgactttttttcaGTAGAGAATTGTGAGCCTTTATTgctttcaagcaaaaaaaaaaattattacattttatcATATGTTGGCTCTTTTGCTGGGTACTGAGAATCCAGGGGTGAGAGGACACCCGAATCAGTGAATTCTAATATGGCTCATTCCTGAAAGGCATTGAGATGCCCAATCAATCAATACTAAGTGAACTCCCTGGTTTAGCTATTAACTGCTGTGGTTTAATGTTTGACAATATACAAGCAAACTTGGAGTAGTGATAAAATAATACACAGATCTCTTATGTTGCTAATGAGGAAGAAAGTCAGCACTGACTCTGATATTAATTTGGTATTAATTCAGCATTTGCTTTTGACATTTAGAGCATAGCGAGGGCACTTTTTATCTTTAACTCCCACCAGTGGCTGGTACATAGagctgttcttttctttttctattttaacagAATCAGAGCAATGGTAAGCTTTGATATACTGGTTTGAATTTGGAAAAATCATCTTCTTCAGAGTTATCAAATAACTCACTCAGTGGAGAATACAAAAAGTGAGCCAAAAGCCAAGGAAAGAGCTAAAAGCTTGTCAGTCCCTTCAAAGATTAGAATCTCTGGCCTCCTTTGAAAGTTTCTGTCCATTCTTAAAAAGAGTCATTTCATTTTAATACCACCATGTCACCATCTCTAGTAGCAATATAGAAATCACAGCAAATGTTTTTGTATCCCAGCAACCTTATCATCAAATAcaggggaagtgtgtgtgtgtgtgtgtgtgtgtgtgagagagagagagagagagagagagagagagatggtaaaAGAATGCGGAAGAAAGTAATAATTGAGAAGGAGAAGCAATAGGAGACTAATTTTTTGAGTAAGCTGAGCAATTAATTTAGTCGGACTTGAGGCCTAGATGTCTGTTCCTGGATAGGCCTGCTATTTGGTTAATTTGAACTCACTGATTAGTTGaacaacatatatatacagaCTGATACATGTCACCTCACACCCTGGTGTCGACAGCATACATTTTGGCAGTCTGTGTTCGAGGGATCGCATGTGACCGGGGCATGGAAACAGCTGTTGTTGAATAGGCTTTCCTTGTGGAATAAGGATAGCTCCTCTCAGGTCCAACATCTGTTCAGAAGAGATAAATGTAgcgatataaaaataattatggcTCAGTAAACTTTCGGGAAAGTGTAATTATATATTCTTCTctcaaagaggcaagaatataaatattttaagaaggaaTCATCTAAGAACCCTAGAAGAAAATCTAAGAGTTTTAACCTGAAAGTtgtttttagatttaaaattcaGCCaagtaatttccttttatttttttttatgagaagAGAAATTTCCTAGTTTTATTTCAGTGACATTTTAGTAACCTAATAGTAACACATTACATTCTTTAACAACAAGGATACATTTGATTTGACTCTGCATCTACTTCTCTGTTTAACTCTAGAGCTAAATTTAGTCAGTTGTGTGAAATGAGATGTATAAGATAATGACACATTGAAATAATCAATATCTATTTGGGTATTGGACACAATTGTAtctgccccacccccccccctGGCCTTTTTCAACAAATATATCACTAACTGGATAGTAAGGTTCTAGTATTACAAATCAGTTGTCCTTGAACAATAGAAATTTCTAATGGTAATAGATAAGTATCAAGCTATCAATATTACTTTGGGCTGGTGAGATGTGTTTCCATTAGGTTGGGAAAAATAACACTGGAGGCAAGGAAGTGTGCTATTTTATTTTGTCCTTACCTTTGAACAGGTATAAGCAGCATGTGAGGATAGCACCAGccaaaaaacaacccaaagaaCCAGCCATTCCAAGCCAACAGGACCAACCAAATTTATATTGGATGCCAAGAAATATATTGTGCAAAACCAGAGAAGAACGTTCTACATAAACATCAACAGCATACCAAACAGAGCCAATTATTCCTGGGGCacctgaaagaaatagaaattgctAAAAATAACTCATGTCTTTTCCAAATATAAATCCAAGAAGATTAAGTTATTCTATTGTATTGTATTTAAGAGTATTCTATCATGCTGTATTTAAGAGTAGTCTACGACTCCCCTGACCCACCACCCAGACCCATGATTGAAGTTATGTCAACTACAAAATCAGCACCTGTAATTTTAGTGCTTTGGGGTTAAAAACAAATAACTGAAGTAGAAATTGAAAATTTATCTACCACACCCACCATGTAAGAATAGACTAagaattttgtttatttcaaataaaatataatcctCACAGATTTGTCTTTCtgaaaattgactggtttgaaatgATGCAACTAGAGTCCTTTCAAATGTACAAATTACAGGTATAAATTGCATGTCAGGGCTCAGATTGGAAGAAAATATCATGGGCAGTTGTAGAACAAAAACTTATATGAAAATAGTGTTTCTGAAATCTGTAAGCCCCCAAGAAACTCTCACCTTTTTTCCTAGTAAGTCTGTGATTTCCATTTAAGTCACAATTTCATTGCATTCTTTTCACAATTATTTAATGCAACAAGTTTAAGAAGGACCTGATCGTGAACACATAATAACCTTTAGAATACAGGACATAAATAACTACATCTTTTCTGTAATACTGCGACCTATAGGTTTAgcatgaaaattcttttttttttttaagacttaaaacagattttatatatatatatatatagcatactAATTTCAAATGATAATTCCAAGGCTTTGGTCATCTTGGGTGATTTACTTCAGTCATCTTTTTAGCCATTCCTGCAGGAATTTTCTTCattgacttatttttctttaaatttagttttgatattttatgaaaaatagagTAGATTATCTAGTGATGTCTTGAATTCTAGAACAAAATTGCATAGCATTAAATCATGTTTAAATTTGCTAAACAAAGTATATTGTTATATACAAAAGGTTTATGTTTTCACTAAGCTGGATATGGGAAtggatattttgaaaagaaaaaaaaaccaataaattATTGTGGCTTTTTAGTGTAATCTAAGGATCCTTAGGGCCTTGTGTGAAAATATCAGGGAGGTCCCATTTTTGACCATGTGATGGGTGAGACTTTCTGCTATGAGCTTACTCTGCCCACTTTGGGATCTTTACAGTAACAATTAAGAATGGATACTATTGCTGGGTCTTTATCCTAATTTGCAGACCAAGAAAAGGAGACAGATTAAGTTAACTGGCATAAAGTCCCacattacacatatatacatatctccaagtatttttagttttgaaattcTCATCAATTTACCCTTCACATCCCAGTCAGGTTCCCACTTAAATTTGCTTTGGTGACTGTTTCCTGCTACCAAAAAAGAAGACGGTTTTCACTCTGGAGGGTAAACTCATCAGTTTTCAATCTTCgtacattttggttttttcatAGTGCACTTCCTCCCAATTTGCATTGTGATCCAAGAAAGACACTGTGTTTTATTTAGGATGACTAAATTGAAATTAATGGCTGACCTCAGGAAAATATCAATTTTGCTGTTTCACTAATAAACCCCATATAAAGTGCGTCTTGATTTATTGTTTTTTAGTCTTGCTTGATTTATGTCTTCAGACATCCACTTACTCTCTGCTTAAGTGAAGATAAGATCATACTTGTTTATTGTTACAGATATGATCATATGAGTTGGCACATGAGAAAAGTCTAATAAATACTTGATACAActtgctgctaagtggcttcagtcgtgtccgactctgtgcgaccccatagacggctacccaccaggcttccccattcctgggattctccaggcaagaacactggagtgggttgccatttccttctccaacttataCAACTTCTCCAACTGATACAACTCAGGTCATTGCAAAGAATTGGTGAGGATATGTACAGGCAAGGTGATGGCAGCTTGGGGCTTACTTTAGGATTTAACTTCAAGAATAATcactaaaaaagtttttaaaaatttaaagctttatatactttttaagtgGTTAAAAATTGTTTGAGGACATCAAAAACCTTGATTGGGGATATTAGCCAAAGATTAATATCTGATTACAAAACTAAGGAAAGCAGAGTTGGTAGATGTGCTCCTTATTCCTTCATTCTAGAAAAGTAAGTCACATATGATCCTAAAATGAACTCTTTCAGAACAACACCCTTCTTCATCCCAAAACCTTAGTTGAGTATCTTTATCCCCATCACTAGTCCAGACCAGTACCTGCTATTAGTAACGTGGTTCCAGCAACAAAGCTGATGCGGACTTTGATGTATGGCTCGTCAGGGAGGAATTTCACGCAGTCAAGTCCAAGGAGCAGAGTAATAAATCCAAATCCAGCTAGAATATCTGCAGTAATCATCAGCGCCCGAGTTACCACCAGCTTCACTAGAAGATCAGAGCATGTGGTTTCAGCATAATCAGAGGAAAGAGACATGTTAATACATAGAGGTGCACCAAAGGAAAAAAGGCAACTGCATACATCAACACATGCCCAGTGAATACAATCACACTGTAAATGTGCATGAActtgaaaataaatacttttatttaatttttttataaaatccaAAGTATTATAAGACTACTGACATTAATTGTTTAAACAAACATTATTTGTTTAAGCACTGCTTATTATGATCCTCTTAGCAAAATGCCTGGCATATGGCAGAGACTAAATAACTATTTCTCTTTTTGCCTCCTGTTTTGGAATGAGTCTTGTTCACAAGTATTAGCTGAAAGCTATGTTGAAAGTAGAGTATGTCTTCTTCCAAAGAtacccaataaatattcagtaaataattAATCACTACATTTGTTTGAATTTCTAttggaaaaatgtaaataattggTTAAAATTTGATATAGAcgagaagaataaaatacttcaaGATGTCTCACGCCAATTCAGGTGGGAGCCATCAGCAGATCTTTAGAAGAAGAAGGAACTTCTGTTACTAAGTAGATTATTTCTGGAAGCCAGAATcgtattttcttttaattcctttatGTTGTGACCCCTCTTGGCCAACACTGTGCATTAGTCTATCCACCTTGCATTGTCAACTGCACATATTTTAAAGCCATCACCAATGAGAATATTTGGCAGAAAGTCTAGGAAAGAGAAGATCAGGGAAATAGAAGTGGAATAGTAGCAGTCATCTGTAATGGGAACGTCAACTGTGAAAGTTTCCTCAATTGTGAGTCCCAGTGATACTAAATTAAAACTAGGATAATGTTACCACTAATGGAGGATTAATTATCTGAAGTCAGAACTATTGGTACTTTAGCTGGCTAGTGGAAAGGAGTAATAAAATTTATTGCTTTGATGTTATagtaattatgttttattttcatagtgATTTGGGGTTTcattttactgaaataattttttccccaaTGATGAGACCACTTTAGGACCTACTTAGTAATAGACTGCCTGTAAAAATGTGGCCAATCTTcctcatttcaaatataaaatattttcataatccttctaagaaaggaaatcaatgcATAAAATCAATCTGTACCTTAATAGGTGAATATTTAAGATATCAAAAAGTGacgatatttttaaaaatttgactcaAATTTAGGCCAAAtctgaagttcatttttttttcaaaattgaagaaagagaaaaatatgtaacTTGTTAGGTtgatagtttttatattttgacaGATCTCCTTGATCCTCAAATGGGTATACACAAGTAAGCCTCCTGTTCAGCACCCCAAAACAAGTGGTCCCACACTCTGGAGTATTTCCCTTGAAGTTTTGTAAGTCCCCTTTGAAACTTAGGGCAACAGGGCCAGGATTGTCATCTGGATAGAGTGCCCTGGAATCACTGTGGGCCCTGGTCTTCCCCTGTCTGACCTAGACTCCCGTACCAAGTGTGATTCAGATGCTCCGTGGAACTTGAGGACTCACTCCTATGGTGCCATCCAAGGACCATATAGCTAGTCCACTTTCAAGAAGGCAGCTCTCTAAGTAGGTTGCTAATGCTGGCCAGTCAGGAATCTCCTTTTGGAGATTGTCTTGGATTTGGCTACCAGAATATTAAATAC
The DNA window shown above is from Bos indicus isolate NIAB-ARS_2022 breed Sahiwal x Tharparkar chromosome 1, NIAB-ARS_B.indTharparkar_mat_pri_1.0, whole genome shotgun sequence and carries:
- the CLDN16 gene encoding claudin-16; translation: MGPGLAASHVSFPDSLLAKMRDLLQYVACFFAFFSAGFLVVATWTDCWMVNADDSLEVSTKCRGLWWECVTNAFDGIRTCDEYDSILAEHSLKLVVTRALMITADILAGFGFITLLLGLDCVKFLPDEPYIKVRISFVAGTTLLIAGAPGIIGSVWYAVDVYVERSSLVLHNIFLGIQYKFGWSCWLGMAGSLGCFLAGAILTCCLYLFKDVGPERSYPYSTRKAYSTTAVSMPRSHAIPRTQTAKMYAVDTRV